The Mytilus trossulus isolate FHL-02 chromosome 3, PNRI_Mtr1.1.1.hap1, whole genome shotgun sequence genome contains a region encoding:
- the LOC134709360 gene encoding uncharacterized protein LOC134709360, translated as MASSVQKLCTICHDDGISNSAITWCTDCEFFFCGECDKTHSKSHLSKHHKTMSSEDYLKLPTFMQEISSQCRDHKKKFELYCSFHACPCCVQCITDKHKKCQDMKPLSDILQQVKSSASVQLFEKDLKNVKENLDTAIKYMKTRTSTINTQKTRAVKEIKHLKNSINDYLNKLEQDILNDLESKHSKLQSNMATLVQQMEQRASQIDRMQSQFTKMTQYATELQMYIGLREIEKTTSETAKYIDDLESGDHFIEKHLKVEISSALQSILQDVKSFGDIHVNTAPSSLKIKAGRKDQAQHLVPNVPGIEQIKPSLLTKLTIPKDVKSVRITACFILPDSKFIILDQRENQLLLFSNDGIFIRKVVTFTDTPYDACIVRNNTVVVTLGSAMQTTLVDIEKNEIIQTIQLSHVCHGVASDGKTLVISDGDGQCTTVNLNDMSHTILKGMEGVFRISLYKGNICGINNYDNKVCCYKSTGEPVWTFQYQDVNNPKGIALDKNGFVYIASFVNDSIVVVSPDGKTCKTILSEADGIKHPWAIDINRETQTMIVSSEISADNDTAFVYKI; from the coding sequence atgGCCTCATCAGTCCAAAAACTTTGTACAATTTGCCATGATGATGGAATCTCCAACTCAGCAATCACGTGGTGTACAGATTGCGAGTTTTTCTTTTGTGGAGAGTGTGACAAAACTCACAGCAAGTCTCATCTATCAAAACACCATAAAACAATGTCATCTGAAGATTACCTAAAGTTACCTACATTCATGCAAGAAATAAGTAGTCAATGCAGAGACCACAAGAAGAAGTTTGAACTGTATTGTTCTTTTCATGCCTGTCCATGTTGTGTCCAGTGCATCACTGATAAACACAAGAAATGTCAAGACATGAAACCCTTGTCAGATATCCTTCAACAAGTCAAATCATCTGCCTCAGTGcaactttttgaaaaagatttGAAGAATGTTAAGGAAAACTTAGATACAGCCATAAAGTATATGAAAACCAGAACCAGTACCATCAATACTCAGAAAACAAGAGCCGTTAaggaaattaaacatttgaaaaattcaataaatgattACTTAAACAAATTAGAGCAAGACATACTTAATGATTTAGAGTCTAAACATTCAAAGCTACAATCAAACATGGCCACTCTCGTGCAACAAATGGAACAGCGAGCCAGTCAAATAGACCGAATGCAGAGCCAGTTCACCAAAATGACCCAATATGCAACAGAGCTACAGATGTATATTGGTCTAAGAGAAATTGAGAAAACTACATCAGAAACCGCAAAATACATAGACGATTTAGAAAGTGGGGACCACTTTATTGAAAAGCATCTAAAGGTTGAAATTTCATCTGCTCTTCAATCAATTTTACAGGATGTCAAATCATTTGGAGATATTCATGTTAATACCGCCCCTTCTTCTCTAAAAATAAAGGCTGGAAGAAAAGATCAAGCTCAGCATTTGGTTCCAAATGTTCCTGGGATTGAACAAATAAAGCCATCCTTGTTGACAAAACTGACAATTCCAAAAGATGTGAAGTCTGTACGTATAACTGCCTGTTTCATATTACCTGATAGTAAATTTATAATACTGGATCAGAGGGAAAATCAACTTCTGCTGTTCAGTAATGATGGCATCTTCATCAGAAAAGTTGTTACATTCACAGATACTCCATATGATGCATGCATTGTCAGAAATAATACAGTGGTCGTCACATTAGGATCAGCAATGCAAACAACACTAGTGGATATAGAAAAGAATGAAATTATTCAAACAATTCAACTATCTCATGTTTGTCATGGAGTAGCAAGTGATGGTAAAACTTTGGTAATCAGTGATGGAGACGGCCAATGTACTACAGTGAATCTGAATGACATGTCTCATACAATCTTAAAAGGAATGGAAGGAGTGTTTCGTATTTCATTATACAAAGGAAATATCTGTGGTATCAATAACTATGACAATAAAGTCTGCTGCTATAAAAGTACTGGAGAACCTGTCTGGACATTTCAGTACCAAGACGTTAACAATCCAAAAGGAATTGCACTTGACAAGAATGGCTTTGTTTATATAGCTTCTTTTGTAAACGACAGTATCGTGGTAGTATCACCAGATGGTAAAACCTGTAAGACAATACTATCAGAGGCTGATGGAATCAAACATCCTTGGGCAATAGACATAAACAGAGAAACCCAAACGATGATAGTGTCAAGTGAAATAAGTGCTGACAATGATACAgcttttgtatataaaatttaa